In one window of Leptospirillum ferriphilum DNA:
- a CDS encoding NADH-ubiquinone oxidoreductase-F iron-sulfur binding region domain-containing protein codes for MTKTNIYIGMATCGLASGARRIHEAVEKESRERGYELAIHPTGCIGMCHNEPILEVEVPGQPRITYAQVTPESVPAILDSHFKKGTYFPELVYGQSPATDSPAIDGLSMLNDADYFRKQVKIVSKRCGVIDPSSIDDYLKTGGYNALKTVIAGETPDSVIDTLIRSGLRGRGGAGFPTGMKWKFTRQAQGDVKYVVCNADEGDPGAFMDRSVLEGDPHSVIEGMIIGAFAIGNARQGYIYCRAEYPHAIRLLKKAIAQAMERGYLGERILGSDLSFHLEIKEGAGAYVCGEETALLASIMGDRGMPWPKPPFPAQKGIWNNPTLINNVETLANIPHIILGGAEWFASYGTEKTKGTKTFALTGKIKRTGLIEVAAGTTLKEIVYEIAGGMSGQKKFKAAQLGGPSGGCIPVDLIDTPIDFESLISAGAIMGSGGIIVLDEANCIVDTAKYFMTFTKDESCGECTPCRDGTKVMLDMIQRISDGRGEMKDMDDLVNLSTYVKANSLCGLGQAAPNPVLSTIRYFRAEYEDHIKRKKCVSQSCKEIVYAPCQHECPVGIDIPRYITEVFRGQYAEALATIRKRLPFPGIISRTCYRPCESPCRRGDLDEPIAINGLKRFAYDWEYNQGLRPVYTPDADLPQRVAVIGAGPAGLTCAFYLGRMGYKVTVFDQLPVIGGMLAVGIPKYRLPRELLNFELGIFDNLPVEFKTNVSLGRDFSLEDLFEQGFDAAFIGIGAHKPSKMKIPGEDLPSVQDGIVFLRKVCLDEPVKVGKRVAVIGGGNVAIDVARSAMRMGAEQVTVYYRRTREEMPAHEFEVQEAEHEGITFEFLLAPLEIREEEKADGTRESVIDFQVNTLSREFDNSGRRKPVAVKGTIKSVHVDTIVAAIGQTMDTSVFEKNGITFHKWGTVKVDPDTLMSESRPAVFAGGDAMTGPLDVIHSIRDGEQCAVFIDRYFKGNPDRTYPFYAPPVMEDPMTLGEMHRIPMPALPLEARKGFAEVETGFNVQEAWKEASRCIRCELEGRMDPAEKINKSEDHMSPVFIHFDTVTVR; via the coding sequence TGGATTCCCACTTTAAAAAGGGGACCTATTTCCCCGAGCTCGTCTACGGACAATCGCCTGCAACAGATTCTCCCGCCATCGACGGTTTGTCCATGCTGAACGATGCAGACTATTTCCGCAAGCAGGTCAAAATTGTCTCAAAGCGTTGCGGCGTTATCGATCCCTCCTCGATTGATGACTATCTGAAAACGGGAGGGTACAACGCCCTTAAGACCGTTATTGCCGGAGAAACACCGGATTCCGTGATTGATACCCTTATCCGTTCGGGATTGAGGGGAAGAGGTGGTGCGGGATTCCCGACAGGAATGAAATGGAAGTTCACCAGGCAAGCCCAGGGCGACGTTAAATACGTGGTCTGCAATGCGGATGAAGGGGATCCAGGAGCTTTCATGGATCGCTCTGTTCTGGAAGGAGATCCCCATTCTGTCATTGAAGGGATGATCATCGGGGCTTTCGCCATCGGTAATGCCCGTCAAGGGTATATCTATTGTCGAGCGGAATATCCCCATGCGATCCGCCTCCTCAAAAAAGCCATTGCACAGGCGATGGAAAGAGGGTATCTCGGGGAGAGAATTCTCGGTTCTGATCTTTCCTTCCATCTTGAAATCAAGGAAGGGGCAGGTGCCTATGTCTGCGGCGAGGAAACAGCCCTTCTCGCTTCAATCATGGGTGATCGCGGCATGCCCTGGCCGAAACCGCCTTTCCCTGCTCAAAAGGGGATCTGGAACAATCCAACCCTGATCAATAATGTGGAAACCCTTGCCAATATCCCTCACATCATTCTGGGCGGAGCCGAGTGGTTTGCAAGCTACGGGACTGAAAAAACAAAGGGAACCAAAACCTTTGCTCTCACCGGCAAGATCAAACGGACCGGCCTGATTGAGGTTGCCGCTGGAACAACTCTCAAGGAAATCGTCTACGAGATTGCCGGAGGCATGTCGGGTCAAAAGAAATTCAAGGCGGCTCAGCTTGGCGGTCCATCAGGCGGTTGCATTCCGGTTGATCTGATTGATACTCCTATTGACTTCGAATCTCTCATTTCGGCCGGCGCTATCATGGGATCCGGAGGGATCATCGTTCTGGACGAAGCCAACTGCATCGTTGATACGGCCAAATATTTCATGACCTTCACGAAGGATGAGTCCTGCGGGGAGTGTACTCCTTGCAGGGATGGCACCAAGGTCATGCTCGACATGATCCAGCGCATCAGCGATGGACGGGGTGAGATGAAAGATATGGATGATCTTGTCAATCTTTCCACCTATGTCAAGGCGAACTCCCTGTGTGGACTGGGTCAGGCGGCTCCGAATCCGGTTCTTTCGACGATCCGTTACTTCCGTGCAGAATACGAAGACCACATTAAACGCAAAAAATGCGTCTCACAGTCCTGCAAGGAAATTGTTTACGCTCCATGTCAGCACGAATGCCCGGTTGGCATTGATATTCCCCGTTACATCACCGAAGTTTTCAGGGGACAATACGCAGAAGCCCTGGCAACCATTCGCAAACGGTTACCTTTTCCGGGAATTATCAGCCGGACCTGTTATCGACCATGCGAAAGCCCCTGCCGGAGAGGTGATCTGGACGAACCGATCGCCATCAATGGTCTGAAACGCTTCGCTTACGACTGGGAATATAATCAGGGGCTACGGCCTGTTTACACACCGGATGCCGATCTTCCCCAGCGTGTGGCTGTCATCGGTGCCGGTCCGGCGGGTCTCACCTGTGCTTTCTATCTCGGCCGCATGGGGTACAAGGTCACCGTTTTTGATCAGCTTCCCGTCATTGGAGGAATGCTGGCCGTCGGGATCCCGAAATATCGTCTGCCCCGGGAACTTCTCAACTTTGAACTGGGAATTTTTGACAATCTTCCGGTTGAATTCAAGACAAACGTCTCCCTGGGAAGAGATTTTTCACTGGAAGACCTCTTCGAACAGGGCTTCGACGCCGCATTTATCGGCATCGGTGCCCACAAGCCCAGCAAAATGAAGATTCCCGGAGAGGATCTCCCCTCTGTTCAGGATGGAATTGTTTTTTTGCGCAAGGTCTGTCTGGATGAGCCGGTAAAAGTTGGAAAGCGAGTTGCGGTGATCGGCGGCGGTAACGTTGCAATCGACGTTGCCCGTTCCGCCATGCGGATGGGGGCCGAACAGGTCACTGTCTATTACCGGCGGACGCGCGAAGAAATGCCGGCCCATGAATTCGAGGTTCAGGAAGCAGAGCACGAAGGAATCACTTTCGAATTTCTCCTGGCGCCCCTTGAGATCCGGGAAGAGGAAAAGGCAGACGGAACCCGGGAATCGGTCATCGATTTTCAGGTCAATACCCTCTCCCGGGAGTTCGACAACAGTGGAAGACGAAAACCTGTTGCCGTCAAGGGAACCATTAAAAGTGTCCATGTGGACACGATCGTCGCTGCCATCGGGCAGACGATGGACACCAGCGTCTTTGAGAAGAACGGGATTACATTCCATAAATGGGGAACTGTCAAAGTCGATCCGGATACTCTCATGAGCGAGTCCCGGCCGGCCGTTTTTGCCGGTGGAGATGCCATGACCGGCCCGCTCGATGTCATTCACTCCATTCGGGATGGAGAACAGTGCGCCGTCTTCATCGATCGGTACTTCAAGGGAAATCCGGACCGGACCTATCCGTTCTACGCGCCTCCGGTCATGGAGGATCCCATGACCCTCGGAGAAATGCACCGTATTCCCATGCCTGCACTCCCTCTGGAAGCCCGGAAAGGGTTTGCCGAGGTGGAAACCGGATTTAACGTTCAGGAGGCCTGGAAAGAGGCATCCCGCTGTATTCGTTGCGAGCTGGAAGGAAGGATGGATCCGGCGGAAAAGATCAACAAGTCGGAAGACCACATGTCACCGGTGTTTATCCACTTCGATACGGTCACAGTCCGGTAG